The Manihot esculenta cultivar AM560-2 chromosome 1, M.esculenta_v8, whole genome shotgun sequence genome has a window encoding:
- the LOC110600598 gene encoding methyltransferase-like protein 17, mitochondrial, translating into MANLIPETAQKIFTPETLLSAAKQSQGCLVIPVRLRRAIKRYLREQEEPHMKRKVLRLSESFSEIKDVNLMLTTTTSKELVEDPFKSMERSKRWKIKSAYGDIGLKYTDDETVAYVASRMPAVFSACHRVFSEVRRRLPGFSPSKVLDFGAGTGSAFWAMREVWPKSVEKVNLVEPSQSMQRAGRSLIQGLKDLPLIHSYNSIQALTKSINKSEREHDLVIASYVLGEVPSLKDRITMVRQLWDLTRDVLVLIEPGTPHGSNIISQMRSHILWMEKRKCRKSKMPNNEACKDLMSVKSGAFVVAPCAHDGHCPLEKSAKYCHFVQRLQRTTSQRAYKRSKGEPLRGFEDEKFSFVAFRRGQRPRVSWPLDGMKFETLKEQHAKRNLDSLEIDYEDIIKQDEADVVPYKEVNPIDYDSDADEVDTVDNNSEDKEIEEGRAHANLGGGWGRIIFSPVRRGRQVALDVCRSINKDGSEGSFEHIVVTKSRNPSLHHQARRSLWGDLWPF; encoded by the exons atggCAAACCTAATTCCCGAAACCGCCCAAAAGATCTTCACTCCGGAAACCCTCCTGTCTGCAGCCAAACAATCGCAGGGATGCCTCGTCATCCCCGTCCGCCTCCGCCGTGCCATCAAAAGATACCTACGAG agCAAGAGGAACCACACATGAAGAGGAAAGTGCTGAGATTATCAGAGTCGTTCAGCGAAATCAAGGACGTGAATCTGATGCTGACAACAACCACTTCAAAGGAGCTAGTTGAGGATCCATTCAAGTCTATGGAGCGCTCCAAGCGCTGGAAAATCAAGAGCGCTTACGGTGATATTGGTCTCAAATACACAGACGACGAAACAGTTGCATATGTTGCCTCGCGCATGCCTGCTGTCTTCTCTGCCTGCCACAGAGTCTTCAGCGAG GTCCGAAGAAGGTTACCTGGCTTTTCCCCATCTAAGGTCTTGGATTTTGGTGCTGGTACTGGATCAGCTTTCTG GGCAATGCGTGAGGTTTGGCCAAAGTCGGTAGAAAAGGTAAACTTGGTGGAGCCATCGCAATCGATGCAACGGGCTGGTCGGAGCCTCATACAAG gTCTGAAGGATTTGCCACTTATTCACAGCTATAATAGCATTCAAGCATTAACTAAAAGTATCAACAAGTCTGAGAGGGAACATGACCTTGTAATTGCT tcctatgtgcttgggGAGGTACCGTCACTCAAGGACAGGATTACCATGGTGCGCCAGCTTTGGGATCTTACACGGGATGTTTTG GTTTTAATTGAACCAGGAACACCACATGGATCTAATATCATATCTCAGATGCGATCTCACATATTATGGATGGAGAAAAGG AAATGCCGCAAATCTAAAATGCCAAACAATGAAGCTTGCAAGGATCTGATGTCTGTCAAAAGTGGTGCTTTTGTAGTTGCTCCT TGTGCTCATGATGGGCACTGTCCTTTGGAGAAATCTGCTAAATACTGTCATTTTGTTCAGCGTTTGCAGAGAACAACATCACAACGTGCATACAAG CGGTCCAAGGGTGAGCCTTTACGTGGATTCGAAGATGAGAAATTTTCCTTTGTTGCTTTCAGACGAGGGCAACGACCTCG GGTATCCTGGCCTCTTGATGGTATGAAATTTGAAACTTTGAAGGAGCAGCATGCCAAAAGAAATCTCGACAGTCTTGAAATTGACTATG AGGACATAATCAAGCAAGATGAAGCTGATGTTGTCCCATATAAAGAAGTGAATCCAATTGACTATGATTCTGACGCTGATGAAGTTGACACGGTTGACAATAATAGTGAAGACAAAGAAATAGAAGAAGGAAGAGCCCATGCAAATCTTGGGGGTGGTTGGGGAAGGATAATCTTCTCACCTGTTAGGAGAGGCAGGCAAGTTGCGTTGGATGTGTGTCGATCAATCAATAAGGATGGCTCAGAAGGATCATTCGAGCATATAGTTGTAACAAAGAGTCGGAATCCTTCATTACATCATCAGGCCCGGAGATCTCTCTGGGGAGACTTGTGGCCATTCTAA